From Cydia strobilella chromosome 7, ilCydStro3.1, whole genome shotgun sequence, one genomic window encodes:
- the LOC134743095 gene encoding protein transport protein Sec61 subunit alpha — translation MGIKFLEVIKPFCSILPEIAKPERKIQFREKVLWTAITLFIFLVCCQIPLFGIMSSDSADPFYWIRVILASNRGTLMELGISPIVTSGLIMQLLAGAKIIEVGDTPKDRALFNGAQKLFGMVITVGQAIVYVMTGMYGEPSEIGAGVCLLIIIQLFVAGLIVLLLDELLQKGYGLGSGISLFIATNICETIVWKAFSPATVNTGRGTEFEGAVIALFHLLATRPDKVRALREAFYRQNLPNLMNLLATVLVFAIVIYFQGFRVDLPIKSARYRGQYSSYPIKLFYTSNIPIILQSALVSNLYVISQMLAVKFSGNFLVNLLGVWADVGGGGPARAYPVGGLCYYFSPPESLAHIAHDPLHAVLYIIFMLGSCAFFSKTWIDVSGSSAKDVAKQLKEQQMVMRGHRDNSMIHELNRYIPTAAAFGGLCIGALSVLADFLGAIGSGTGILLAVTIIYQYFEIFVKEQAEMGGMSTLLF, via the exons ATGGGAA tCAAATTCCTCGAAGTCATAAAGCCGTTTTGCAGTATATTACCGGAAATCGCAAAACCGGAGAGAAAG ATCCAATTTCGGGAGAAAGTACTATGGACGGCAATCACACTGTTTATTTTCTTAGTATGCTGTCAG ATCCCCCTATTCGGCATCATGTCGTCAGACAGCGCGGATCCCTTCTACTGGATCCGTGTGATCCTGGCATCCAACAGGGGCACCCTCATGGAACTTGGCATCTCCCCCATCGTCACGTCTGGTCTTATCATGCAGCTGCTTGCCGGTGCAAAGATCATTGAAGTTGGTGACACTCCAAAGGACAGAGCACTCTTTAATGGTGCCCAgaaat TATTCGGCATGGTGATCACGGTGGGCCAAGCCATCGTGTACGTGATGACCGGCATGTACGGCGAGCCCAGCGAGATCGGCGCCGGCGTGTGCCTGCTCATCATCATCCAGCTTTTCGTTGCCGGTCTTATTGTGCTGCTTCTGGATGAGCTGCTGCAGAAAG GATATGGTCTCGGATCCGGTATTTCTCTGTTCATCGCCACAAACATCTGCGAAACCATTGTCTGGAAGGCCTTCTCACCTGCTACCGTCAACACTG GTCGCGGCACGGAGTTCGAGGGCGCCGTGATCGCGCTGTTCCACCTGCTGGCCACGCGGCCCGACAAGGTGCGCGCGCTGCGCGAGGCCTTCTACCGCCAGAACCTGCCCAACCTCATGAACCTGCTCGCCACCGTGCTCGTCTTCGCGATAGTCATATACTTCCAG GGCTTCCGTGTAGACCTACCGATCAAGTCTGCGCGCTACCGCGGCCAGTACTCGTCGTACCCGATCAAGCTCTTCTACACCTCCAACATTCCTATCATTCTTCAGTCTGCGCTCGTCTCTAACCTCTACGTTATCTCTCAG ATGTTGGCCGTGAAGTTCAGCGGCAACTTCCTCGTGAACCTGCTCGGCGTGTGGGCCGACGTGGGCGGCGGCGGGCCGGCGCGGGCGTACCCGGTGGGCGGGCTGTGCTACTACTTCAGCCCCCCGGAGTCGCTCGCGCACATCGCGCACGACCCGCTGCACGCCGTGCTCTACATCATCTTCATGCTGGGCTCCTGCGCCTTCTTCTCCAAGACCTGGATCGATGTGTCCGGATCCTCGGCTAAGGAT GTGGCGAAGCAGCTGAAGGAGCAGCAGATGGTGATGCGGGGGCACCGCGACAACTCCATGATCCACGAGCTGAACCGCTACATCCCGACGGCGGCGGCGTTCGGCGGGCTCTGCATCGGCGCGCTGTCCGTGCTGGCCGACTTCCTCGGCGCCATCGGCTCCGGCACCGGCATCCTGCTCGCCGTCACCATCATCTACCAGTACTTCGAGATCTTCGTCAAGGAGCAGGCCGAGATGGGCGGCATGAGCACGCTGCTCTTCTAA